Proteins encoded by one window of Bacteroidota bacterium:
- a CDS encoding endonuclease/exonuclease/phosphatase family protein — MKIIHIITVIVITVIAVFAAFFLFTWCTAYRPKPSETLAENKEFDILPQNGEFNLLIWNIGYCGLDSKMDFFYDGGKMVRPTKARVLKSLSKVISFLWHNENLDFIMLQEVDQNSKRSYHINETDSIHHILSNYHSYFAKNYDVAFVPVPVSNPMGKVFSGIATFSRFKPQLSMRYSYPGKFPWPKNLFMLNRCCLVNYYPLSNGKKFVLINTHNSAFDTKNILKPKEMAFLKKFILNEYQKGNYVMVGGDWNQSPNGLKPQFENFNTLDLNYISKDFTPAGWQWLFDPRTPSNRRVDKPYNSVETLTTVIDMYLISPNIEPVAVQTINTNFAWSDHQPVFARVKLK; from the coding sequence ATGAAAATAATCCACATTATAACTGTGATAGTGATCACTGTCATTGCCGTATTTGCAGCATTCTTTCTATTCACCTGGTGCACTGCATACAGGCCTAAGCCCAGCGAAACCTTAGCAGAAAATAAGGAATTTGACATTCTCCCTCAAAATGGAGAATTCAATTTGCTAATCTGGAATATCGGATATTGCGGGCTGGACAGCAAAATGGATTTTTTCTACGATGGCGGCAAAATGGTCAGGCCAACAAAAGCCAGGGTGCTAAAAAGTCTGAGTAAAGTCATCAGTTTTTTATGGCATAATGAGAACCTCGATTTTATTATGCTTCAGGAAGTAGACCAGAATTCCAAAAGAAGTTATCACATCAATGAAACCGACAGCATTCATCATATCCTGTCCAATTATCACAGTTATTTTGCAAAAAATTACGATGTAGCCTTTGTTCCCGTTCCTGTTTCCAATCCCATGGGGAAAGTATTTTCGGGAATTGCAACCTTCAGCCGCTTTAAGCCACAATTATCCATGCGATATTCATACCCCGGAAAATTTCCCTGGCCCAAAAATCTTTTCATGCTCAACCGCTGTTGTCTGGTAAACTATTATCCATTATCAAATGGCAAGAAATTCGTGTTGATCAACACCCACAATTCGGCTTTTGATACAAAAAACATTCTCAAGCCCAAAGAAATGGCTTTTCTGAAAAAGTTCATTTTAAACGAATATCAAAAAGGCAACTATGTAATGGTTGGAGGCGATTGGAACCAAAGCCCCAACGGACTAAAACCCCAGTTCGAAAATTTCAACACCCTGGATTTGAATTATATCAGTAAAGATTTCACACCTGCCGGGTGGCAATGGTTATTTGATCCTCGTACCCCATCCAACCGCCGGGTAGATAAACCATACAATTCAGTCGAAACCCTGACAACGGTTATTGATATGTATTTAATTTCTCCCAATATAGAACCGGTTGCCGTTCAAACGATCAATACCAATTTTGCTTGGAGTGACCATCAGCCTGTGTTTGCAAGGGTAAAGCTCAAATAA